From the genome of Microtus pennsylvanicus isolate mMicPen1 chromosome 20, mMicPen1.hap1, whole genome shotgun sequence, one region includes:
- the Tmt1b gene encoding thiol S-methyltransferase TMT1B translates to MDVLVLFLQLLVLILTLPLHLLALLGYWQPVCKTYFPYLMAKLTENANKKMEGEKRKLFSPIKDLKETKGKVTLLELGCGTGANFQFYPPDCKVTCVDPNPNFEKFLTKSMAENRHLQYERFIVAYGEDMKQLADSSMDVVVCTLVLCSVKSPKKVLREIQRVLKPGGLLFFWEHVAEPRGSWALMWQQVFEPTWKHIGDGCHLTRETWKDLEQARFSNIEMEWQAPPFWWLPVGPHIMGKAVK, encoded by the exons ATGGACGTCCTGGTCCTATTTCTGCAGCTACTGGTGCTGATCCTGACACTTCCCCTGCACCTGCTGGCTCTGCTGGGCTACTGGCAGCCTGTATGCAAAACCTATTTCCCCTACCTTATGGCCAAGTTAACAGAAAATGCCAACAAAAAGATGGAAGGCGAGAAACGGAAACTCTTTAGCCCGATCAAAGACCTGAAGGAGACCAAAGGGAAAGTGACCCTGCTGGAGCTGGGCTGTGGCACTGGTGCCAACTTCCAGTTCTACCCACCTGACTGCAAGGTCACCTGTGTGGACCCGAACCCCAACTTTGAGAAGTTCCTGACGAAGAGCATGGCTGAGAACAGGCACCTGCAGTACGAGCGCTTTATCGTGGCCTACGGAGAGGACATGAAACAGCTCGCGGATAGCTCCATGGATGTGGTGGTCTGCACCCTGGTGCTGTGTTCTGTAAAGAGCCCAAAAAAAGTCCTCCGGGAAATCCAGAGAGTCCTGAAGCCG GGAGGACTACTCTTCTTCTGGGAGCACGTCGCCGAGCCTCGGGGAAGCTGGGCCTTGATGTGGCAGCAAGTTTTTGAGCCGACCTGGAAACACATCGGAGATGGTTGCCACCTCACCAGAGAGACCTGGAAGGACCTTGAGCAGGCACGGTTCTCCAATATCGAAATGGAATGGCAGGCCCCTCCCTTCTGGTGGTTACCTGTGGGGCCCCACATCATGGGAAAGGCTGTGAAATAA